A genomic window from Macaca mulatta isolate MMU2019108-1 chromosome 19, T2T-MMU8v2.0, whole genome shotgun sequence includes:
- the IZUMO4 gene encoding izumo sperm-egg fusion protein 4 isoform X1: protein MALLLCLVGVTAALAHGCLHCHSKFSEKFSFYRHHVNLKSWWVGDIPVSGALLTDWSDDTMKELHLAIPAEITREKLDQVATAVYQRMDQLYQGKMYFPGYFPNELRNIFREQVHLIQNAIIESRLDCQRHCGIFQYETISCNNCTDSHVACFGYNCESSEQWESAVQGLLNYINNWHKQDVSMRLRSSSFSWPGTHRATPAFLVSPAFRCLEPPHLANLTLEDAAECLKQH, encoded by the exons ATGGCCCTGCTGCTGTGCCTGGTGGGCGTGACGGCGGCGCTGGCCCACGGCTGTCTGCACTGCCACAGCAAGTTCTCCGAGAAGTTCTCCTTCTACCGCCACCATGTGAACCTCAAGTCCTGGTGGGTGGGCGACATCCCCGTGTCAGGGGCGCTGCTCACCGACTGGAGCGACGACACGATGAAGGAGCTGCACCTGGCCATCCCCGCCGAGATCA CCCGGGAGAAGCTGGACCAAGTGGCGACAGCAGTGTACCAGAGAATGGATCAGCTGTACCAGGGGAAGATGTACTTCCCGG GGTATTTCCCCAACGAGCTGCGCAACATCTTCCGGGAGCAGGTGCACCTCATCCAGAACGCCATCATTGAAA GTCGCCTCGACTGTCAGCGCCACTGTG GCATCTTCCAGTACGAGACCATCTCCTGCAACAACTGCACAGACTCGCACGTCGCCTGCTTTGGCTATAACTGCGA GTCCTCGGAGCAGTGGGAGTCAGCTGTCCAGGGCCTGCTGAACTACAT AAATAACTGGCACAA ACAGGACGTGAGCATGAG ACTAcgctcctcctccttctcctggcCTGGGACACACAGAGCCACCCCAGCCTT CCTGGTATCGCCGGCCTTCAGGTGTCtggagcccccacacctggccaaccTGACCTTGGAAGATGCTGCTGAGTGTCTCAAGCAGCACTGA
- the IZUMO4 gene encoding izumo sperm-egg fusion protein 4 precursor, whose amino-acid sequence MALLLCLVGVTAALAHGCLHCHSKFSEKFSFYRHHVNLKSWWVGDIPVSGALLTDWSDDTMKELHLAIPAEITREKLDQVATAVYQRMDQLYQGKMYFPGYFPNELRNIFREQVHLIQNAIIESRLDCQRHCGIFQYETISCNNCTDSHVACFGYNCESSEQWESAVQGLLNYINNWHKQDVSMRATPAFLVSPAFRCLEPPHLANLTLEDAAECLKQH is encoded by the exons ATGGCCCTGCTGCTGTGCCTGGTGGGCGTGACGGCGGCGCTGGCCCACGGCTGTCTGCACTGCCACAGCAAGTTCTCCGAGAAGTTCTCCTTCTACCGCCACCATGTGAACCTCAAGTCCTGGTGGGTGGGCGACATCCCCGTGTCAGGGGCGCTGCTCACCGACTGGAGCGACGACACGATGAAGGAGCTGCACCTGGCCATCCCCGCCGAGATCA CCCGGGAGAAGCTGGACCAAGTGGCGACAGCAGTGTACCAGAGAATGGATCAGCTGTACCAGGGGAAGATGTACTTCCCGG GGTATTTCCCCAACGAGCTGCGCAACATCTTCCGGGAGCAGGTGCACCTCATCCAGAACGCCATCATTGAAA GTCGCCTCGACTGTCAGCGCCACTGTG GCATCTTCCAGTACGAGACCATCTCCTGCAACAACTGCACAGACTCGCACGTCGCCTGCTTTGGCTATAACTGCGA GTCCTCGGAGCAGTGGGAGTCAGCTGTCCAGGGCCTGCTGAACTACAT AAATAACTGGCACAA ACAGGACGTGAGCATGAG AGCCACCCCAGCCTT CCTGGTATCGCCGGCCTTCAGGTGTCtggagcccccacacctggccaaccTGACCTTGGAAGATGCTGCTGAGTGTCTCAAGCAGCACTGA
- the IZUMO4 gene encoding izumo sperm-egg fusion protein 4 isoform X4 gives MALLLCLVGVTAALAHGCLHCHSKFSEKFSFYRHHVNLKSWWVGDIPVSGALLTDWSDDTMKELHLAIPAEITREKLDQVATAVYQRMDQLYQGKMYFPGYFPNELRNIFREQVHLIQNAIIESRLDCQRHCGIFQYETISCNNCTDSHVACFGYNCESSEQWESAVQGLLNYINNWHNLVSPAFRCLEPPHLANLTLEDAAECLKQH, from the exons ATGGCCCTGCTGCTGTGCCTGGTGGGCGTGACGGCGGCGCTGGCCCACGGCTGTCTGCACTGCCACAGCAAGTTCTCCGAGAAGTTCTCCTTCTACCGCCACCATGTGAACCTCAAGTCCTGGTGGGTGGGCGACATCCCCGTGTCAGGGGCGCTGCTCACCGACTGGAGCGACGACACGATGAAGGAGCTGCACCTGGCCATCCCCGCCGAGATCA CCCGGGAGAAGCTGGACCAAGTGGCGACAGCAGTGTACCAGAGAATGGATCAGCTGTACCAGGGGAAGATGTACTTCCCGG GGTATTTCCCCAACGAGCTGCGCAACATCTTCCGGGAGCAGGTGCACCTCATCCAGAACGCCATCATTGAAA GTCGCCTCGACTGTCAGCGCCACTGTG GCATCTTCCAGTACGAGACCATCTCCTGCAACAACTGCACAGACTCGCACGTCGCCTGCTTTGGCTATAACTGCGA GTCCTCGGAGCAGTGGGAGTCAGCTGTCCAGGGCCTGCTGAACTACAT AAATAACTGGCACAA CCTGGTATCGCCGGCCTTCAGGTGTCtggagcccccacacctggccaaccTGACCTTGGAAGATGCTGCTGAGTGTCTCAAGCAGCACTGA
- the IZUMO4 gene encoding izumo sperm-egg fusion protein 4 isoform X2 yields the protein MALLLCLVGVTAALAHGCLHCHSKFSEKFSFYRHHVNLKSWWVGDIPVSGALLTDWSDDTMKELHLAIPAEITREKLDQVATAVYQRMDQLYQGKMYFPGYFPNELRNIFREQVHLIQNAIIESRLDCQRHCGIFQYETISCNNCTDSHVACFGYNCESSEQWESAVQGLLNYMGWGTWRAEAASSPHSLVSPAFRCLEPPHLANLTLEDAAECLKQH from the exons ATGGCCCTGCTGCTGTGCCTGGTGGGCGTGACGGCGGCGCTGGCCCACGGCTGTCTGCACTGCCACAGCAAGTTCTCCGAGAAGTTCTCCTTCTACCGCCACCATGTGAACCTCAAGTCCTGGTGGGTGGGCGACATCCCCGTGTCAGGGGCGCTGCTCACCGACTGGAGCGACGACACGATGAAGGAGCTGCACCTGGCCATCCCCGCCGAGATCA CCCGGGAGAAGCTGGACCAAGTGGCGACAGCAGTGTACCAGAGAATGGATCAGCTGTACCAGGGGAAGATGTACTTCCCGG GGTATTTCCCCAACGAGCTGCGCAACATCTTCCGGGAGCAGGTGCACCTCATCCAGAACGCCATCATTGAAA GTCGCCTCGACTGTCAGCGCCACTGTG GCATCTTCCAGTACGAGACCATCTCCTGCAACAACTGCACAGACTCGCACGTCGCCTGCTTTGGCTATAACTGCGA GTCCTCGGAGCAGTGGGAGTCAGCTGTCCAGGGCCTGCTGAACTACAT ggggtgggggacatGGAGAGCTGAGGCAGCCTCATCTCCCCACAGCCTGGTATCGCCGGCCTTCAGGTGTCtggagcccccacacctggccaaccTGACCTTGGAAGATGCTGCTGAGTGTCTCAAGCAGCACTGA
- the IZUMO4 gene encoding izumo sperm-egg fusion protein 4 isoform X6 has product MALLLCLVGVTAALAHGCLHCHSKFSEKFSFYRHHVNLKSWWVGDIPVSGALLTDWSDDTMKELHLAIPAEITREKLDQVATAVYQRMDQLYQGKMYFPGYFPNELRNIFREQVHLIQNAIIESRLDCQRHCGIFQYETISCNNCTDSHVACFGYNCESSEQWESAVQGLLNYM; this is encoded by the exons ATGGCCCTGCTGCTGTGCCTGGTGGGCGTGACGGCGGCGCTGGCCCACGGCTGTCTGCACTGCCACAGCAAGTTCTCCGAGAAGTTCTCCTTCTACCGCCACCATGTGAACCTCAAGTCCTGGTGGGTGGGCGACATCCCCGTGTCAGGGGCGCTGCTCACCGACTGGAGCGACGACACGATGAAGGAGCTGCACCTGGCCATCCCCGCCGAGATCA CCCGGGAGAAGCTGGACCAAGTGGCGACAGCAGTGTACCAGAGAATGGATCAGCTGTACCAGGGGAAGATGTACTTCCCGG GGTATTTCCCCAACGAGCTGCGCAACATCTTCCGGGAGCAGGTGCACCTCATCCAGAACGCCATCATTGAAA GTCGCCTCGACTGTCAGCGCCACTGTG GCATCTTCCAGTACGAGACCATCTCCTGCAACAACTGCACAGACTCGCACGTCGCCTGCTTTGGCTATAACTGCGA GTCCTCGGAGCAGTGGGAGTCAGCTGTCCAGGGCCTGCTGAACTACATGTGA
- the IZUMO4 gene encoding izumo sperm-egg fusion protein 4 isoform X5 has product MALLLCLVGVTAALAHGCLHCHSKFSEKFSFYRHHVNLKSWWVGDIPVSGALLTDWSDDTMKELHLAIPAEITREKLDQVATAVYQRMDQLYQGKMYFPGYFPNELRNIFREQVHLIQNAIIESRLDCQRHCGKRGSVQAEERAGGSLGPWRPRGALAAVVCFRHLPVLGAVGVSCPGPAELHK; this is encoded by the exons ATGGCCCTGCTGCTGTGCCTGGTGGGCGTGACGGCGGCGCTGGCCCACGGCTGTCTGCACTGCCACAGCAAGTTCTCCGAGAAGTTCTCCTTCTACCGCCACCATGTGAACCTCAAGTCCTGGTGGGTGGGCGACATCCCCGTGTCAGGGGCGCTGCTCACCGACTGGAGCGACGACACGATGAAGGAGCTGCACCTGGCCATCCCCGCCGAGATCA CCCGGGAGAAGCTGGACCAAGTGGCGACAGCAGTGTACCAGAGAATGGATCAGCTGTACCAGGGGAAGATGTACTTCCCGG GGTATTTCCCCAACGAGCTGCGCAACATCTTCCGGGAGCAGGTGCACCTCATCCAGAACGCCATCATTGAAA GTCGCCTCGACTGTCAGCGCCACTGTGGTAAGCGAGGCTCTGTCCAGGCTGAGGAGCGCGCTGGCGGCAGCTTGGGGCCCTGGAGGCCGAGGGGAGCCCTGGCAGCTGTCGTGTGTTTCAGGCATCTTCCA GTCCTCGGAGCAGTGGGAGTCAGCTGTCCAGGGCCTGCTGAACTACAT AAATAA
- the IZUMO4 gene encoding izumo sperm-egg fusion protein 4 isoform X3: protein MALLLCLVGVTAALAHGCLHCHSKFSEKFSFYRHHVNLKSWWVGDIPVSGALLTDWSDDTMKELHLAIPAEITREKLDQVATAVYQRMDQLYQGKMYFPGYFPNELRNIFREQVHLIQNAIIESRLDCQRHCGIFQYETISCNNCTDSHVACFGYNCESSEQWESAVQGLLNYINNWHKQDVSMSLVSPAFRCLEPPHLANLTLEDAAECLKQH from the exons ATGGCCCTGCTGCTGTGCCTGGTGGGCGTGACGGCGGCGCTGGCCCACGGCTGTCTGCACTGCCACAGCAAGTTCTCCGAGAAGTTCTCCTTCTACCGCCACCATGTGAACCTCAAGTCCTGGTGGGTGGGCGACATCCCCGTGTCAGGGGCGCTGCTCACCGACTGGAGCGACGACACGATGAAGGAGCTGCACCTGGCCATCCCCGCCGAGATCA CCCGGGAGAAGCTGGACCAAGTGGCGACAGCAGTGTACCAGAGAATGGATCAGCTGTACCAGGGGAAGATGTACTTCCCGG GGTATTTCCCCAACGAGCTGCGCAACATCTTCCGGGAGCAGGTGCACCTCATCCAGAACGCCATCATTGAAA GTCGCCTCGACTGTCAGCGCCACTGTG GCATCTTCCAGTACGAGACCATCTCCTGCAACAACTGCACAGACTCGCACGTCGCCTGCTTTGGCTATAACTGCGA GTCCTCGGAGCAGTGGGAGTCAGCTGTCCAGGGCCTGCTGAACTACAT AAATAACTGGCACAA ACAGGACGTGAGCATGAG CCTGGTATCGCCGGCCTTCAGGTGTCtggagcccccacacctggccaaccTGACCTTGGAAGATGCTGCTGAGTGTCTCAAGCAGCACTGA